Below is a window of Natronorubrum halophilum DNA.
GTGGTCCTCACAGAGAATATCGCCCGTATCCGTGTCGAAACAGAATCCGTCTCCCGGTTTGATCCGTTTTCCGGTGGCGCCACAACCATCGGCGTGGTCCAAGAAGTACTTTCCGTCGGCCTGTCCCGTTTCTAACCGTCCGGCCTGGGCTGCGAACCGAACGAGCCCTTCGCCGATCTGCGTTCGCTCGGTCGAGTCCGCCATCTCGAAGTGGATCAGTGGCATAGCTGCGTGCCAACGACGGGAGCAAGCGGAAAAAGACCGTCCCCTGCGATCGCTTCGCATCGCGGACGCGTATGAGAAGCCGACGCTCGTCGGGTCCGGATTCTTGTAGCTCCTCGTACTGACACCGGGTATGGTGGACAGAGACGCCACTTCGATCTACGAGGAGTTCGGCGACGAGAGACTACCACCGGGACAGCGCCACACTGAACGCTTCCCGGTGCTCTCGAAGAGCGGAACGCCCTCGTGGGACATGGAAACGTGGGAGTTCACCGTTACAGGTGCCGTCGAAAACGAGTTGGCGTATTCCTGGGCCGAGTTCAACGACCTTCCCCGAGAAACGCAACTCCAGGATTTCCACTGCGTGACCGGCTGGAGCCGGTTCGATACCGAGTTTACCGGCGTGACGTTCCCGACGATCGCCGAGCGAGCCGCCGTCTCGGACGACGCCGAGCACGTCCTGTTCCACGCGCTGGACGGCTACACGACGAACCTTTCGCTAGAGGAATGTCTGCGCGAAGAGGTGCTGTTCGCGCTCGAACTCGAGGGACAGCCGCTCCCGTCGGAACACGGCGGACCGCTCCGCGTTGTGGCGCCGCAGCGATACGCGTACAAGGGGGCCAAGTGGGTCACAGGCGTCGAGTTTCTTTCCGAACCGAAGCGAGGCTACTGGGAGAAACGGGGCTACTCGAACACCGCAAACCCGTGGGACGAAGAACGGTACAGTACGTTCTGAACGGAGAATCGTGCGGAGTGCGGACGTTTTCGGAATCCGGACGTGAAACCAGAATCGATTCGATACCCGTCGGAGGCGGTCGTCTCAACGTCCGGCGCTATCTGCCCGTCTCGTACTTGTAGGTCGCCGACTCGGGATCGATCCCGAAGTCCTCGGCGGACTCGCTGTTCGACGGCTCGTCTCGATCATCGGGCGCGCGTTTGAACGCCTCTCGAAGCCGATCTGGCACCCGGAACCGATCGATATCGATCTCGAGGGGGACGGCGTCCGGATCGACTCCGTCCCGTTTGTCCGCGAGACGTTGCTGGAGCGGCTCCGGAAGCTGTGACTCCTCGATCCGGCGGAAGCCGAACTGGGAGAGATAGCCACCCTCGCCCGTGAGCGCGTAGACGGTATCGAACCCCTCGTCGCTGGCGTACTCGACGAGTCGTTCGACGACGTGCGCGCCGACGCCCTGGTCGCGCCAGCCCTCGAGGACGCCGATACTGGTCAACTCGCAGACGTCGGTATCGC
It encodes the following:
- a CDS encoding GNAT family N-acetyltransferase, with protein sequence MYVRDAKNREEVWLLDHIEEMGLDETAFRSRDYVVAMDEHSGEKAGFGRIRIHKVDGDTDVCELTSIGVLEGWRDQGVGAHVVERLVEYASDEGFDTVYALTGEGGYLSQFGFRRIEESQLPEPLQQRLADKRDGVDPDAVPLEIDIDRFRVPDRLREAFKRAPDDRDEPSNSESAEDFGIDPESATYKYETGR
- a CDS encoding sulfite oxidase-like oxidoreductase, whose protein sequence is MVDRDATSIYEEFGDERLPPGQRHTERFPVLSKSGTPSWDMETWEFTVTGAVENELAYSWAEFNDLPRETQLQDFHCVTGWSRFDTEFTGVTFPTIAERAAVSDDAEHVLFHALDGYTTNLSLEECLREEVLFALELEGQPLPSEHGGPLRVVAPQRYAYKGAKWVTGVEFLSEPKRGYWEKRGYSNTANPWDEERYSTF